A stretch of Clostridium formicaceticum DNA encodes these proteins:
- a CDS encoding CxxH/CxxC protein, with translation MYVVCNQHLDNAIDEFVEVYEQPPDLYELEAVSFTDWAAPKTCDFCDHVPKYLIV, from the coding sequence ATGTATGTTGTATGCAATCAACATTTAGATAACGCTATAGACGAGTTTGTGGAGGTATATGAGCAACCACCAGATCTATATGAGCTGGAGGCAGTGTCTTTTACAGATTGGGCTGCTCCCAAAACCTGTGATTTTTGTGATCATGTTCCAAAATATTTAATCGTCTAA